Genomic segment of Candidatus Delongbacteria bacterium:
TTGTATGAGGAAGATGGTTCTATCAAATATGAAGGTGAATGGGTAGATGATGATATAAAATAATTTACTGACCCCGGGTTGAATGATGAAATTTGATCCGGGTTTTTATATGTATGGCATTGATAGAATGAAAAATATAGTAATTCTAATTATTGATTAAAAATGGTACAATCAACACAAGGTAGATACTTTGGCAATAAAATATTTGTGAAAGAAGGTAGGGATAAAGTGGCGTATAAAAAATCAGAAATAGTATATGTTAATTATGATCCAACGGTGGGAGATGAGTTTCCTGGCAATCACCTATCAATAATATTAAAAAAGAATTATGATGGGAATACATATAAAGTGGTACCAATTACATCAAGTAGTTCGGGAGTAGGCTCACATAAAGTCAAATTAGGACGCCTTATGGAATTACCTGAAAGGCTAAATCAAGATGTATCGTATTTATCATACGAACAAGTAAGGACCGTTGATGTAAAAAGAATAAGATCAATTATTGAAGGTAGATTTTTTTTAACTGAAAAAAATTTCCAAAAAGTTGCAATTTGGTGTATTGGAGAGTATGAACGAATTGTGCCATTAGACATTGCAGAAGTATACTATTTGCAGAGATATGAAAAAATTATATTCTCAAGAATACAAGCTAATGCTTTTAAAATGCTAAAAAATGGTGACGATTATCAAAGTTGTAGAGAGATGATATTTGAGGATCTATATAAGATTAGAGATGTAAATGTATTTATCGAATCGGCGCCTATTCAGGTTAGGGAGTTACTAAATGACTTAGTTAGTATTATTAAAGGATTACCTGATTTAGACGAAGAAGTAGAAGAAGATGAAATTAGTAGTTAAATGTTTAGAGAGTGGTATATAGGTGTAAATATATAGTATATAGATACACAGAAGGTAATTATAAGTTGACAGTAGGGCAATAATATTCTAGAATGGTTTTAAGAGGTAGGAGTTGAGAATACTCCGAATTTGATGGTAGAGCTTAAATGTGCTCGAGTTATGAGGAAGGGCTTAAATGTGCCCGGGTAAATTGGGTGGGTTTAAATGTACCCGTATTTAAAGGCATACACTTGTGTATGCCTTTTAGAGTGTAAAGATCAAAGTTCGAAAAGCGTTTGCTTTACGGACTTTTTTTTAATTAGAGGCTAAAATCGTATATTAGATAATGTTGATAGGCATCAATTTTATTATCATCCTCAATCATCAATACTCAAGTCAGTAAAAAAAACAAAAGAGTAGTCTGTCATAGCAATACCTAGAGAGCCTTAAAAGGGCTCTTTTGCATTGCAGTTCAATTTGGGTCGTTAAATACTTTCTAGTAGATATATTTAGAAATGGTAAGAGTATAAGATAAGTATAAACAAGCTGGAAATTCGTATGTTTTAATGGATGGGATGGACTTTAATGGAATGTATTGTAAAACGAAGCTAATTGGAGTAATCTGGAATAAAGTGATTGTATGGTAACTGTGAAAGGAGGATACATGACTAGGTTCAAAGCAGATAATGAAATGAAACTACTTGGAGCGATAAAGGGCTATTTGAGAAGTAATAATTTGCCATGGACAAATCTAGAAACTGAGTTTACAACAAGGATTAATATATATATCAAAATGAATGTTGTAAGCACAGCTTTATCTGTGCTATCAAAGCGTTGTCAAGAAACGTAACAATGGATGAGGCTAGGATAATTATTTTTGAACATATGTCAGAACAAGAAGCCAAATACAATCAATTTTCCAGTAATGATACAAGGATGGAGTGCGTAGAGATAAAATAGTGAGCGAAACATAGAACTTTGAAAGGTAGTTTTAGTTAAGTAGAAAATTATGAGGTGAATTTATGGTTGATTTTGGTAGTAAACTCAAGAAAAAGAAAGAGAAGAAAAAAATAGACCCACAAGAGATTTTTGAGCACTTAGACAGAAGTAGCGATGTTGGTGAGCTGAGAACAATACAAAAAGAAGTCTTAGCAAAATGGTTTAACGAAAGATATGATGATCGTGACGTGGTATTGAAATTACACACTGGTGAAGGCAAAACTTTGATTGGTTTACTAATGTTACAGTCAAAATTAAATGATACAAAAAAACCAGCGTTATATCTTTGTCCAACAAAGCAATTAGTGAATCAGACAGTAGATCAGGCAGAGCGTTTTGGCATTCCATACATAACATTTGAAGAAGGCGAGATGCCGGAAGAATTTATAGATAGTGAAAAAATATTGATAACAACATGTCAGAAACTTTTTAATGGATTGACTAAATTTGGGATTAACAAAGCATCTTTTGATGTGGGGAGTGTAGTACTTGATGATGCTCATGCCTGTGTAGATATAATTAAAAAAGCGTATAAAATAACGGTTGCTACTAATCATGATTTATATCAAAGGATAATAGATATTTTTGAAGGAACTTTGAGAAAGCAAGGTGCGGGAACTTTTGAAGAGATATTAGATGGCAATTATAATGAATTACTTCCAATACCATACTGGGAATGGCAAAGCAAGTATGAAGAAATGACAAAGATTTTGATGGAATACAATAAGGATGAAAAATTGAAGTATACGTGGCCGCTGATCAAAGATCATATAAAATATTGTACATGCGTTGTCTCTGGAGGAGGGCTAGAAATAT
This window contains:
- a CDS encoding type II toxin-antitoxin system PemK/MazF family toxin — translated: MVQSTQGRYFGNKIFVKEGRDKVAYKKSEIVYVNYDPTVGDEFPGNHLSIILKKNYDGNTYKVVPITSSSSGVGSHKVKLGRLMELPERLNQDVSYLSYEQVRTVDVKRIRSIIEGRFFLTEKNFQKVAIWCIGEYERIVPLDIAEVYYLQRYEKIIFSRIQANAFKMLKNGDDYQSCREMIFEDLYKIRDVNVFIESAPIQVRELLNDLVSIIKGLPDLDEEVEEDEISS